The following are encoded in a window of Amycolatopsis lexingtonensis genomic DNA:
- the mobF gene encoding MobF family relaxase, protein MMGLRKLSPGGHEYLTNTVACADRSRELAPGELLSDYYLSRGYPAGQWFGAGAEHLGLSGAVTPAQMNALFGEGRHPNADAIEAEMITGGATAEEALNATRLGRRFPQYSALDHLRSQVSQAYKDHNRLQGRPIGAPISAATRAEIRRGVQLQAYRTAHDGDSPADDKELNGWLSEQKRNLKSAVSGVEAVFSYDKTLSIAWAAASPDGRKRIVGMARQAALDTVTYMERNIAYTRRGNIGEAQVDVNGITAAMFEHWDSRAGDPHLHFHVLISSKVQRSDDGEWTALDLRTMFAATVTSSEYFDNRLRDLFREQGANWVQRGAEGVDMKRPVWQLEAVPVELVKLFSQRHRQFEAARAKRIVEFTAKHGKEPTPKDIFAIDRAAQYDNRPGKQPPKTLPEHLKAWREHALSIVPAKVLDTLADRVFLSGRAEPDAFDIAKIAQATRDVVSDNYSHFSWWNLAAEAHRQTAHLTVPVDKREQLVDDVVDTILAQPDTLAVVGPTVVNEPASLRRRDGESVFVEHRSTRYTTTATLAAEGDLVAWAHRGGGHRLRVDTVEKALAGQKLNAGQTEMVRQFARSGRRLQLALAPAGAGKTSAMKVLATAWRRTGHRVYAFGPSARAAQELGASIGAKPHTLHQLTTALRIGFAHRAFPMEAGDLVIVDEAAMAGTHTLHKAVKYALKNGADVRLIGDDAQLAAVEAGGAIRLIAHDVGAVRFREIVRFRGDDRKEQAAASLQIRAWNPKGLKYYFESGRVSDGSLERMRDAARANWQADLDAGVQSLLIVPTNEDTVALNIDARERRLNQGAVDRGCEVELHDATTASVGDWVVTRHNQRLLSLFGGKDFVKNGDVWTVTAVHASGKITVQHRVHKAAITLPAGYVQAHVELAYAATINRVQGMTSTGNAHLLVPPTMTREQFYPGITRAMLGNYLYVVTHHHVIDQHRETPEPVSPRSVLTGVLNHSGAEVSATETMREAQDEAVSMGTLVLRYNYTATYRDEDRYRAILAHRAPSTLDLDSEPALIQTLRNAHDLGWEPDPLVSAVMRWRQSLDDADNPGAALQDRIRKHLEHRKPPSPTAPPLPADITRWRGIVDAIAPHVAVEDPAWDTIWHRAAGALAVGFNIDAALTVVAHQLAARPAVPDPMPDDRYADAALAAELDRRGERGEAHVRAVPWLSRPDFAHVRHHPGHAQYLHEMNRAIADRVEHLRSAVIREQPEWVSGLGPRPDNPIAAEAWDDLVGLAAAYRETFRIDGEAPLGAKPDSRGARAHAWRTLTERWESFGQSHVPAPSAPTQPRTAAQTTELDEVFAEFEQVEERVVLEPLNVLLRRYELLARDGDEDRYLDVLARYVPDAVNAGAEPAALNALANAQDRGWQADRLVRDLVDDRGFSWAEDPAAVLAKRINDHVRTHDAPARIAPATHEQIGRWQQIVAAHLPDAVVTEEQWGVVWRHAAGGATRGLDPDTALTDAARQTAATTTGAEHTAPRKTGIALVSALVRQHDAGTGHHSALPWQARPDLAHTANYRGSLERLATMNAEITARTDQLRDQVVREQPPWLARFGARPDDAALAQQWDQVVGLAAAYRETYGITTADATSPLGNQPAGNDLRADAWRDITQQWRHLMTTPDHEDAASDVMLTRESRRDAADAYAARFYAELAAEKEEDEEGEADAAAATRRTELEDELVDGHDHSYGESSHHGLSY, encoded by the coding sequence ATGATGGGCTTGCGGAAGCTGAGCCCTGGTGGTCATGAGTACCTCACGAACACGGTGGCGTGCGCCGATCGCAGCCGTGAGCTCGCACCCGGCGAGCTGTTAAGTGACTACTACCTCTCCCGTGGTTACCCGGCAGGCCAATGGTTCGGCGCCGGAGCAGAGCACTTAGGACTCTCCGGCGCAGTCACCCCTGCCCAGATGAACGCCCTCTTCGGCGAAGGCCGACATCCGAACGCCGACGCCATCGAAGCCGAGATGATCACCGGCGGCGCCACCGCAGAGGAAGCGCTGAACGCGACCCGGCTGGGCCGGCGATTCCCGCAGTACTCCGCGCTGGATCACCTGCGCTCGCAGGTATCGCAGGCGTACAAGGACCACAACCGGCTGCAGGGGCGGCCGATCGGTGCGCCGATCTCCGCGGCCACACGCGCCGAGATCCGCCGCGGCGTGCAGTTGCAGGCCTACCGCACAGCCCACGACGGCGACAGTCCCGCCGACGACAAAGAGCTGAACGGATGGTTGTCCGAGCAGAAACGAAACCTCAAGTCCGCGGTCTCCGGAGTCGAGGCCGTGTTCAGCTACGACAAGACCCTCTCCATCGCATGGGCGGCGGCGTCACCGGACGGACGGAAGCGCATCGTCGGCATGGCCCGCCAAGCAGCCCTGGACACCGTGACCTACATGGAACGCAACATCGCCTACACCCGCCGCGGGAACATAGGCGAGGCCCAGGTCGACGTCAACGGGATCACCGCGGCGATGTTCGAGCACTGGGACTCCCGCGCCGGCGACCCACACCTGCACTTCCACGTGCTGATCTCCTCGAAGGTGCAACGCAGCGACGACGGGGAATGGACTGCTCTCGACCTGCGCACCATGTTCGCCGCGACGGTCACCTCGTCGGAGTACTTCGACAACCGCCTACGCGACCTGTTCCGCGAACAAGGAGCCAACTGGGTGCAGCGCGGCGCCGAAGGCGTCGACATGAAGCGCCCGGTCTGGCAGCTCGAGGCCGTCCCGGTCGAGCTGGTGAAGCTGTTCTCCCAGCGCCACCGCCAGTTCGAAGCCGCCCGGGCCAAGCGCATCGTCGAGTTCACCGCCAAGCACGGGAAGGAGCCGACACCGAAGGACATCTTCGCCATCGACCGCGCGGCCCAGTACGACAACCGGCCCGGCAAACAGCCACCCAAGACGCTGCCGGAACATCTCAAGGCGTGGCGCGAGCACGCGCTGAGCATCGTGCCCGCGAAAGTTCTGGACACGCTCGCCGACCGCGTATTCCTCAGCGGACGCGCGGAGCCGGACGCATTCGACATCGCCAAAATCGCCCAGGCGACACGGGATGTCGTGTCGGACAACTACAGCCACTTCTCGTGGTGGAACCTCGCCGCCGAAGCCCACCGCCAGACCGCGCACCTCACGGTGCCGGTCGACAAGCGCGAACAACTCGTCGACGACGTCGTCGACACCATCCTCGCCCAGCCCGACACCCTCGCCGTCGTCGGCCCGACCGTCGTCAACGAACCCGCCTCCCTGCGGCGCCGCGACGGCGAGTCAGTGTTCGTCGAACACCGCTCCACCCGCTACACCACCACCGCCACCCTCGCCGCCGAAGGCGACCTGGTCGCCTGGGCCCACCGCGGCGGCGGGCACCGACTCCGCGTCGACACCGTCGAGAAGGCCCTCGCCGGCCAGAAGCTCAATGCTGGCCAGACGGAGATGGTGCGCCAGTTCGCCCGCTCCGGACGGCGCCTGCAGCTCGCCTTGGCCCCGGCAGGCGCTGGGAAGACCTCGGCGATGAAGGTCCTGGCCACCGCGTGGCGGCGCACCGGCCACCGCGTCTACGCCTTCGGCCCGTCAGCCCGCGCGGCGCAAGAGCTCGGTGCATCGATCGGAGCGAAGCCGCACACGCTGCACCAGCTGACCACCGCACTGAGGATCGGGTTCGCCCACCGCGCGTTCCCGATGGAAGCCGGGGACCTGGTGATCGTCGACGAAGCTGCGATGGCCGGCACCCACACCCTGCACAAAGCCGTGAAATACGCGCTCAAGAACGGCGCGGACGTGCGGCTGATCGGGGACGACGCGCAGCTGGCCGCGGTTGAAGCCGGGGGCGCGATCCGGCTGATCGCCCACGACGTCGGCGCGGTGCGGTTCCGGGAGATCGTGCGGTTCCGCGGCGACGACCGGAAGGAACAAGCCGCGGCGTCGTTGCAGATCCGGGCCTGGAACCCCAAGGGGCTCAAGTACTACTTCGAGTCGGGCCGGGTCAGTGACGGGTCGCTGGAAAGGATGCGCGACGCCGCCCGCGCCAACTGGCAGGCCGATCTCGACGCCGGCGTGCAGTCGCTGCTGATCGTGCCGACCAACGAAGACACCGTCGCGCTGAACATCGACGCCCGCGAACGGCGCCTGAATCAGGGCGCCGTCGACCGTGGCTGTGAGGTGGAGCTACACGACGCCACCACCGCGAGCGTCGGGGACTGGGTCGTCACCCGCCACAACCAGCGGCTGTTGTCGCTGTTCGGGGGGAAGGACTTTGTCAAGAACGGTGACGTCTGGACCGTCACCGCGGTCCACGCCAGCGGCAAGATCACGGTTCAGCACCGGGTGCACAAGGCCGCGATCACGTTGCCGGCCGGGTACGTCCAGGCGCACGTCGAACTCGCCTACGCCGCCACCATCAACAGGGTGCAGGGCATGACCAGCACTGGCAACGCCCACCTGCTGGTTCCACCGACGATGACCCGGGAGCAGTTCTACCCCGGCATCACCCGCGCCATGCTCGGCAACTACCTGTACGTCGTCACCCACCACCACGTCATCGACCAGCACCGCGAAACCCCCGAACCGGTGTCCCCGCGGTCGGTGCTGACCGGGGTGCTGAACCATTCCGGCGCCGAGGTTTCGGCGACCGAGACGATGCGGGAGGCGCAGGACGAGGCGGTGTCGATGGGGACGCTGGTGCTGCGCTACAACTACACCGCCACCTACCGCGACGAGGACCGCTACCGCGCCATCCTCGCCCACCGGGCTCCGTCCACGTTGGATCTCGACAGTGAGCCGGCGCTGATCCAGACGCTGCGTAACGCCCACGACCTCGGCTGGGAACCCGACCCGCTCGTCTCTGCCGTGATGCGCTGGCGCCAGTCCCTCGACGACGCCGACAACCCGGGCGCCGCACTGCAAGACCGGATCAGAAAGCACCTTGAACACCGCAAGCCACCCTCACCAACTGCACCGCCGCTACCCGCGGATATCACTCGCTGGCGCGGCATCGTCGACGCGATCGCCCCGCACGTGGCCGTCGAAGACCCGGCATGGGACACGATCTGGCACCGCGCCGCCGGTGCGCTGGCCGTCGGATTCAACATCGACGCCGCCCTGACCGTCGTCGCACACCAGCTGGCCGCACGCCCGGCAGTGCCGGATCCAATGCCGGATGACCGCTACGCCGACGCCGCACTCGCTGCCGAACTGGACCGCCGGGGCGAGCGCGGAGAGGCCCATGTGCGCGCTGTTCCATGGCTGTCTCGCCCCGACTTCGCCCACGTTCGCCACCATCCCGGACACGCCCAGTACCTGCACGAGATGAACCGCGCGATCGCCGACCGCGTCGAGCACCTGCGCTCCGCAGTGATCCGCGAGCAGCCGGAATGGGTCTCGGGGCTCGGGCCGCGACCGGACAACCCGATCGCCGCCGAGGCCTGGGACGACCTGGTCGGCCTGGCCGCCGCGTACCGCGAGACGTTCCGCATCGACGGCGAGGCTCCGCTGGGCGCCAAGCCCGACAGCCGCGGGGCGAGGGCACACGCCTGGCGCACCCTCACAGAACGCTGGGAATCCTTCGGCCAATCGCATGTGCCAGCGCCATCCGCACCCACGCAGCCTCGCACCGCGGCTCAAACGACCGAGCTGGACGAGGTGTTCGCCGAGTTCGAGCAGGTCGAGGAACGCGTCGTCCTCGAGCCCCTGAACGTGCTGCTTCGCCGCTACGAGCTGCTGGCTCGTGATGGTGATGAGGACCGCTACCTCGACGTCCTCGCCCGCTACGTCCCCGACGCCGTCAACGCCGGTGCCGAACCGGCCGCGCTGAACGCGCTCGCCAACGCCCAGGACCGCGGGTGGCAAGCCGACCGGCTCGTTCGTGACCTGGTCGACGACCGGGGATTCAGCTGGGCCGAGGACCCGGCCGCGGTGTTGGCCAAGCGGATCAACGACCATGTCCGGACACACGATGCGCCCGCCCGGATCGCCCCGGCAACCCACGAGCAGATCGGCCGCTGGCAGCAGATCGTCGCCGCGCACCTGCCGGACGCGGTAGTCACCGAGGAGCAGTGGGGCGTCGTGTGGCGCCACGCCGCCGGCGGCGCCACCCGGGGACTCGACCCCGACACCGCACTCACCGACGCCGCCCGCCAGACCGCCGCGACAACGACCGGCGCCGAACACACCGCCCCCCGCAAGACCGGTATTGCGCTCGTCAGCGCGCTCGTGCGCCAGCACGACGCAGGCACCGGGCACCACTCCGCCCTACCGTGGCAGGCCCGACCTGATCTCGCGCACACGGCGAACTACCGCGGGTCGCTGGAGCGGCTGGCGACCATGAACGCAGAGATCACCGCGCGAACCGACCAGCTGCGGGATCAAGTCGTGCGTGAACAACCGCCGTGGCTCGCACGCTTCGGTGCCCGCCCCGACGATGCTGCGCTCGCGCAGCAGTGGGATCAGGTCGTTGGGCTCGCCGCGGCGTACCGTGAGACTTACGGCATCACGACCGCGGATGCTACCTCCCCGCTCGGCAACCAACCCGCCGGCAACGACCTTCGCGCCGACGCATGGCGGGACATCACCCAGCAGTGGAGGCACCTCATGACCACACCCGACCACGAAGACGCCGCATCAGACGTGATGCTGACCCGCGAATCGCGGCGCGACGCCGCCGACGCCTATGCCGCACGGTTCTACGCCGAACTCGCCGCCGAAAAGGAAGAGGACGAGGAAGGCGAAGCAGACGCCGCCGCTGCCACACGGCGCACCGAACTGGAAGACGAACTGGTCGACGGCCACGACCACAGCTACGGCGAAAGCTCTCACCACGGACTGAGCTACTGA